The Azotosporobacter soli genome contains a region encoding:
- a CDS encoding molybdopterin-binding protein, with protein sequence MEFFRCISLEEGRRQIAAALADIRTAVELVALAQACGRVLAEDVFSRENLPAFARSTVDGFAVNSADTFGAGEGLPALLELDGEILMGSTAEGRVGNGAGMTIPTGGMLPEGADSVVMLEHTQRPDATTLLVLKPVAPGENIVRAGDDISAGGLILSKGSRITPQDIGALAACGIAELKVYCPPVVGVLSTGDEVIEPQLTPKDGQVRDANGPALAALIEAAGCRVIRYGIIRDEKAALRECLAEAAAACHAIVLSGGSSVGVRDHTVEVLEEMGQRPVVFHGLAVKPGKPAIFAMLGKTAVFGLPGHPVAALTVCRQLVLPALDSLSGKCRKDQIKVRAKMTRNMASAAGRDDFIKVRLRYEAGEYLAEPVLGKSGLIFTMTQADGEVHIPADKTGLYEAEWVTVELLRR encoded by the coding sequence ATGGAGTTTTTTCGTTGTATTTCATTAGAGGAAGGGCGGCGACAGATTGCTGCGGCGTTGGCGGATATTCGAACTGCGGTGGAACTCGTTGCGCTCGCGCAAGCGTGCGGTCGCGTTTTGGCCGAGGACGTTTTCAGCCGGGAGAATCTGCCGGCCTTTGCTCGTTCGACGGTGGACGGGTTCGCGGTAAACAGCGCGGATACGTTCGGCGCGGGTGAAGGACTTCCGGCGCTCTTGGAACTGGACGGCGAAATTCTGATGGGAAGCACGGCTGAAGGCAGGGTCGGCAACGGAGCGGGAATGACGATTCCGACCGGGGGAATGCTGCCGGAAGGCGCAGACAGCGTCGTGATGCTGGAGCATACGCAGCGACCGGATGCAACGACATTGCTTGTCTTGAAGCCGGTCGCGCCCGGCGAAAATATTGTTCGGGCAGGAGACGATATTTCAGCAGGCGGACTGATTTTGAGCAAAGGCAGCCGCATCACGCCGCAGGATATCGGCGCGTTGGCCGCTTGCGGCATTGCTGAATTGAAGGTGTATTGTCCCCCCGTTGTCGGCGTTTTATCAACCGGTGATGAGGTGATCGAACCGCAATTGACGCCGAAGGATGGGCAGGTGCGCGACGCAAACGGCCCGGCGTTGGCGGCGTTAATCGAGGCAGCCGGTTGTCGGGTGATCCGCTACGGCATTATTCGTGATGAGAAAGCGGCACTGCGGGAGTGCTTGGCGGAAGCGGCGGCTGCGTGTCATGCGATTGTGCTGTCAGGCGGCAGTTCAGTGGGCGTGCGGGATCATACCGTAGAAGTGTTGGAAGAAATGGGGCAACGTCCGGTTGTTTTTCATGGCCTGGCGGTGAAGCCGGGAAAACCGGCGATTTTTGCCATGCTGGGCAAGACCGCTGTGTTCGGTTTACCCGGTCACCCCGTTGCCGCGTTGACCGTCTGTCGTCAGCTGGTTTTGCCGGCTCTGGATAGTTTGTCGGGGAAATGCCGAAAAGATCAGATAAAGGTGAGGGCGAAGATGACGCGCAACATGGCTTCGGCAGCCGGACGCGATGATTTTATCAAGGTTCGCCTGCGCTATGAGGCGGGCGAATATCTGGCGGAACCGGTACTGGGGAAATCAGGTTTGATCTTTACGATGACGCAGGCTGACGGCGAGGTGCATATCCCGGCTGACAAGACGGGGTTGTATGAAGCGGAATGGGTGACGGTCGAATTGCTTCGCCGTTAA
- a CDS encoding aldehyde ferredoxin oxidoreductase family protein: MFYRINMTDLTVTKADCPEYQGMGGRALSSRIVKTEVDPNEHPLGPGNRLAFVTGLLSGTGAPNAGRMSVGAKSPLTGTIKESNVGGAMGHKLGRLGISGIIVEGLPQSDVPYLMHVDKEGIKLMEAPQLKGLNIYDTVAKLHETYGKKAAIGCIGTAGERKMASACIGFTDMEGEPTRQAGRGGMGAVMGSKGLKALVVDDAGAPLVTFADEAAFRTAAKKLSKALLEHPVTSKALTTYGTAVLVNILNEAGALPTRNFSNGRFEGADKTGGETLEANCRERGGKTGHGCSPGCVIRCSQIYKGKDGEMITGGFEYETCWAFGADLGIDDLDQIAWMNRWCDDYGVDSIETGVAIGVAMEAGVLQWGDSAGVIELLHALGQGTPLGRIIGAGAAVTGQVYGVRHVPVVKKQAIPAYDPRAVKGVGVTYATTTMGADHTAGYSVTSNILGVGGKTDPLLKDGQVELSKNLQVATAFIDSTGLCLFVALAILDIPSGLEGIVEMCNARYGWNYSADDYMEIGRQVLRDERAFNEAAGVETDDLPEFFRQEALSPHEVVFDISREELKKAHEF; this comes from the coding sequence ATGTTTTATCGCATTAATATGACGGATTTGACGGTGACCAAAGCAGACTGCCCCGAATACCAGGGAATGGGAGGACGCGCACTGTCCTCACGTATTGTCAAAACAGAAGTGGATCCGAATGAACATCCACTCGGCCCGGGCAATCGCCTGGCGTTCGTTACCGGTCTGCTGTCCGGCACCGGCGCGCCGAATGCGGGCCGGATGTCGGTAGGCGCAAAGAGCCCGCTGACCGGCACGATCAAAGAGAGCAACGTTGGCGGAGCGATGGGCCATAAGCTGGGACGTCTTGGCATCAGCGGCATTATCGTCGAAGGCTTGCCGCAAAGCGATGTTCCTTATTTGATGCATGTCGATAAGGAAGGCATCAAATTAATGGAAGCGCCGCAGCTTAAAGGGTTGAACATTTATGATACGGTAGCGAAATTGCATGAAACATATGGCAAGAAAGCGGCAATCGGCTGTATCGGCACAGCTGGGGAACGCAAGATGGCGTCGGCCTGCATCGGTTTCACAGACATGGAAGGGGAACCGACTCGCCAAGCCGGACGTGGCGGCATGGGCGCCGTCATGGGCAGCAAAGGTCTGAAAGCGTTAGTCGTCGACGACGCGGGTGCGCCGTTGGTAACGTTTGCGGATGAAGCGGCATTTCGCACGGCTGCCAAAAAATTGTCCAAGGCCCTGCTTGAACATCCGGTGACCAGTAAAGCATTGACGACATACGGTACGGCAGTGCTGGTCAATATCCTCAACGAGGCAGGCGCGCTGCCGACGCGCAATTTCAGCAACGGTCGCTTCGAAGGGGCGGACAAGACTGGCGGCGAAACGCTGGAAGCGAATTGTCGTGAACGCGGCGGCAAGACGGGGCATGGCTGCTCGCCGGGCTGCGTCATCCGCTGCTCGCAAATTTATAAAGGCAAGGACGGCGAAATGATCACCGGCGGCTTCGAATACGAAACCTGCTGGGCTTTCGGCGCTGATCTTGGCATTGATGATTTGGATCAGATCGCCTGGATGAATCGCTGGTGCGATGATTATGGCGTGGATAGCATTGAAACCGGCGTCGCAATCGGTGTTGCGATGGAAGCCGGTGTTCTGCAGTGGGGCGACAGCGCAGGCGTCATCGAGTTATTGCATGCTCTGGGACAGGGCACGCCGCTTGGCCGGATCATCGGCGCGGGCGCGGCCGTTACCGGACAGGTCTATGGCGTACGCCATGTGCCGGTCGTGAAAAAACAGGCGATTCCGGCCTACGATCCGCGTGCGGTAAAAGGCGTCGGTGTGACGTACGCTACGACGACGATGGGAGCCGATCATACTGCGGGTTATTCGGTCACCAGCAATATTCTGGGCGTTGGCGGCAAGACCGATCCGTTGCTTAAAGACGGCCAGGTGGAATTGTCGAAAAATCTCCAGGTGGCGACGGCATTCATTGACAGTACCGGATTGTGCCTCTTCGTTGCCTTGGCAATCCTCGATATTCCGTCCGGTCTTGAAGGCATTGTGGAGATGTGCAATGCCCGTTACGGTTGGAACTATAGCGCGGATGACTATATGGAAATCGGCCGTCAAGTGTTGCGTGATGAACGTGCCTTCAATGAAGCGGCGGGCGTTGAAACCGATGATTTGCCGGAGTTTTTCCGTCAGGAGGCGCTCTCCCCGCACGAAGTGGTCTTTGATATTTCCCGCGAAGAGTTGAAGAAGGCTCACGAATTTTAA
- the moaA gene encoding GTP 3',8-cyclase MoaA: protein MQDMHQRTIDYLRVSLTDRCNFRCRYCMPKQGVVLRDHYEILRYEELLRLIVLFGQRGIRKVRLTGGEPLVRKGIVEFIRTLAGLGSLEDISLTTNGSLLAQSAAALKEAGLRRINISLDTVDPERFTEITGGCGRVEKVLEGLNEALRVGFQPVKINVVLSEAFQESDLHWFLELVRQKPVHVRFIEYMPIGPVALKGGLQIAEIKRLLAQLAKSPLLPLKNVVYGQGPARYYHLADSRGTFGFIAPLTEHFCGECNRLRLTADGKLKPCLLGEAEIDLAGPLRGGASDQELLQLFDRAVCQKPSGHALCAGSENPVQRKRGMSQIGG, encoded by the coding sequence ATGCAGGATATGCACCAACGAACCATTGATTATCTACGCGTCTCGCTAACGGATCGCTGCAATTTTCGCTGCCGCTATTGCATGCCTAAGCAAGGCGTCGTATTGCGCGATCACTACGAAATACTGCGCTATGAAGAATTGCTCAGGCTGATCGTCCTGTTTGGCCAGCGCGGCATCCGCAAGGTGCGGCTTACCGGCGGCGAACCGTTGGTGCGCAAAGGAATTGTCGAATTCATCCGTACGCTGGCCGGTCTCGGCTCACTGGAGGATATTTCCCTGACGACCAATGGCAGCCTACTGGCTCAAAGCGCGGCTGCACTAAAAGAAGCCGGACTGCGGCGGATCAATATCAGCCTCGATACCGTTGACCCAGAGCGTTTCACCGAGATCACCGGCGGCTGCGGCAGGGTGGAGAAGGTGCTGGAGGGGTTGAATGAGGCGCTCAGGGTGGGCTTTCAACCGGTAAAAATCAACGTAGTCCTCAGCGAAGCGTTTCAGGAATCGGACTTACACTGGTTCTTAGAACTGGTGCGTCAGAAGCCGGTGCATGTCCGCTTTATTGAATACATGCCGATCGGTCCGGTGGCGCTAAAGGGCGGACTGCAAATCGCGGAGATCAAGCGCCTGCTTGCCCAATTGGCGAAAAGTCCGCTCTTGCCGCTGAAAAATGTCGTGTATGGACAGGGACCGGCGCGTTATTACCATCTGGCGGACAGCCGGGGAACATTCGGCTTCATTGCGCCGCTGACCGAGCATTTCTGCGGCGAATGCAACCGCCTGCGCCTGACCGCGGACGGCAAACTGAAGCCTTGCCTGCTTGGCGAGGCAGAGATCGACTTGGCGGGGCCGCTGCGCGGCGGCGCGAGCGATCAGGAACTGCTGCAACTCTTTGACCGCGCTGTCTGCCAAAAACCGAGCGGACATGCTCTCTGCGCGGGCAGTGAAAATCCTGTGCAGCGTAAGCGCGGTATGTCGCAAATCGGCGGCTGA
- a CDS encoding LCP family protein — MTSAKRESDARPSTKRRFFIFLLLFFVFILTGIGSYALAQFLFAPDLPPYETLPKKDRQTAALLPPHRKINILVLGINERRNDIGRSNVTCLLTLDTDSKAVSLLWIPRDSRVNIPGHEWNKIGHAYTYGGPDLSRKTVEDLLGISIDYYLAVNMLGFSRVIDSVGGVDLSIDKRMYYYDPYDEGEVDNNGLIDLRPGPQHLDGNTALQYVRFRHDEMGDIGRIERQHKFARALLSQLASPATIPRIPDIFREINTTLKTDIPLNQFLILGKIAGDAYRQGLTTDMAPGHPVYINEISYWLPDVVATRSKVAAILGLPQDDRFLKAAQKTASEYKTELARHRVVDAP, encoded by the coding sequence ATGACATCAGCAAAGCGCGAATCCGACGCCCGTCCCTCTACGAAACGGCGCTTTTTTATCTTTCTCCTGCTTTTTTTCGTATTTATCCTCACCGGCATAGGCAGCTATGCGCTGGCGCAATTCCTCTTCGCACCGGATCTGCCGCCGTACGAGACGCTGCCGAAAAAAGATAGGCAAACCGCCGCTTTACTTCCGCCGCATCGCAAGATCAATATATTGGTCCTGGGCATCAATGAACGACGCAACGATATCGGTCGTTCCAACGTCACCTGCCTGCTGACGCTCGACACCGACAGCAAGGCCGTATCGCTGCTTTGGATTCCGCGCGACAGCCGCGTGAACATCCCCGGACACGAATGGAATAAGATCGGCCACGCTTATACCTACGGCGGTCCCGACCTGTCCCGCAAGACAGTCGAAGATCTGCTCGGCATTTCGATCGACTATTATCTGGCGGTAAACATGCTTGGCTTCAGCCGCGTGATTGATTCGGTCGGCGGCGTCGATCTTTCGATCGACAAACGCATGTATTATTACGACCCGTATGACGAAGGCGAGGTCGACAACAACGGTCTGATCGATCTGCGGCCCGGGCCGCAGCATCTCGACGGCAACACCGCGCTGCAGTATGTCCGTTTCCGCCATGACGAAATGGGCGACATCGGCCGCATCGAGCGACAGCATAAATTCGCCCGCGCTCTCTTGAGCCAGTTGGCGAGTCCGGCCACAATTCCGCGCATCCCCGATATTTTCCGCGAAATCAACACGACCTTGAAGACCGACATCCCCTTGAATCAATTCCTGATCCTCGGCAAGATCGCCGGCGATGCGTACCGTCAAGGCTTGACGACCGACATGGCGCCCGGCCATCCGGTTTATATCAACGAAATCAGCTATTGGCTACCCGACGTCGTCGCCACAAGGAGCAAAGTCGCCGCGATTCTTGGCCTGCCGCAGGATGACCGTTTCCTGAAAGCCGCGCAAAAGACCGCGAGCGAATATAAGACCGAATTGGCACGCCATCGCGTCGTCGACGCGCCATAA
- a CDS encoding polysaccharide deacetylase family protein, which translates to MLSRRQFLLGCAGTMAAVAASSVLPEPGVWQRIFDSVPVLLYHRVGLEKDDLTVSVEHFRRDMAFLQREGYNTLSLAQVRRRLQDKDAKLPDRPVMITFDDGYLDNYTNAFPILQQYGLTASFYIIAGMLQDAERISPAQIKEMQRAGMDFGSHTMTHRPLAELTQSEAVAELAHSRDELEQLLGQAVHFVAYPCGSYSEKTLELAAQSGYCGGFSTRSGFTTFSDQLAIRRIPIFHHDRPVSYVMLKKGFLPRILA; encoded by the coding sequence ATGCTTAGCAGACGTCAGTTTTTACTTGGCTGCGCCGGAACGATGGCGGCTGTGGCCGCCAGTTCGGTGCTGCCGGAGCCTGGAGTTTGGCAACGGATCTTTGACAGCGTCCCGGTTCTTCTCTATCACCGTGTCGGCTTGGAAAAAGATGATCTTACCGTCAGCGTCGAACATTTCAGACGGGATATGGCTTTCTTGCAGCGTGAAGGCTACAATACTCTTTCTTTGGCACAGGTTCGTCGCCGTTTGCAGGATAAGGACGCCAAATTACCGGATCGTCCGGTCATGATCACCTTCGACGACGGGTACCTGGACAACTATACGAACGCATTTCCGATTCTGCAGCAGTATGGCCTGACGGCCAGCTTCTATATCATTGCGGGCATGCTGCAGGACGCGGAGCGAATTTCACCGGCGCAGATCAAAGAGATGCAGCGCGCCGGAATGGACTTCGGTTCGCACACGATGACGCACCGGCCCTTGGCCGAGCTGACGCAGAGCGAAGCGGTCGCCGAACTGGCGCATTCGCGCGACGAACTGGAACAACTGCTGGGCCAGGCCGTTCATTTCGTCGCCTATCCCTGCGGCAGCTACAGCGAGAAAACGCTCGAACTCGCCGCGCAGTCCGGTTACTGCGGCGGGTTTTCGACCCGTTCCGGCTTTACCACCTTCAGTGACCAGTTGGCAATCCGCCGTATCCCGATCTTTCACCATGACCGTCCGGTCTCCTACGTGATGTTGAAAAAAGGCTTTTTGCCGCGCATATTGGCCTAA
- a CDS encoding response regulator yields MNNRLLIVDDVLFMRLKLRNTVEQFGYQVVGEAADGKEAIEKYQYLRPDAVLLDITMPEMDGVDCLQYIKKMDPKAKVIMVSAMGQGEFIKQCFKYGAEYFIRKPFDDEKIKKVLNAVVPLPEPEVEIVSESYESQLAALNVKNEEALGTLTIGRKKR; encoded by the coding sequence ATGAATAACCGATTGTTGATCGTGGATGATGTGCTTTTCATGCGGTTGAAATTACGTAATACGGTAGAGCAGTTTGGCTACCAGGTTGTGGGGGAAGCGGCCGACGGCAAGGAAGCGATCGAAAAATACCAGTATCTCCGACCCGATGCCGTCTTGCTTGATATCACAATGCCGGAAATGGACGGCGTGGATTGCTTGCAATATATTAAAAAGATGGACCCTAAGGCGAAAGTCATTATGGTTTCCGCGATGGGGCAGGGCGAGTTCATTAAGCAATGTTTTAAATACGGCGCGGAATATTTTATTCGCAAACCGTTTGACGATGAAAAAATAAAAAAAGTCCTCAACGCCGTCGTACCCTTGCCGGAGCCGGAAGTGGAGATCGTATCGGAGAGCTATGAATCACAACTGGCGGCCTTGAATGTGAAAAATGAAGAGGCGCTTGGAACCTTGACGATCGGGCGCAAAAAACGCTAA
- a CDS encoding tetratricopeptide repeat protein: MKTTLHRIFFLFTCLFFFLCSPLAAQEAASDPNQLLADYSTALAVTPDNDDLYAKRGEIYFNQGRFDLALSDFTRAIEINPSNVGALSWRGYLYEKTGSVELAIADYSQAIIGDPAYAYPHIRRGQLLFTKGQADEAIADYSQAIELEPQSAEPYVSRGIIYRNKGLIDAAIADYSKAIELNPRYPVAYFNRAVAYSKQSRFDLAINDYNKVLELDPHDTLAYFNKAVACEQVQDYSEAIRAYQLFIQHSPEQTGSKLDYARIRLQELAGIIL; this comes from the coding sequence ATGAAAACAACCCTTCACCGTATCTTCTTTCTTTTTACCTGCTTGTTTTTCTTCCTCTGCTCCCCTCTAGCAGCGCAGGAAGCTGCAAGCGATCCCAATCAGCTGCTTGCCGACTATAGCACGGCTTTGGCCGTTACGCCGGACAACGATGATCTCTACGCCAAACGCGGCGAAATTTACTTTAACCAAGGCCGCTTTGACCTCGCGCTAAGCGATTTCACGCGCGCCATCGAAATAAACCCCTCTAATGTCGGCGCACTGAGCTGGCGCGGGTATCTGTATGAAAAAACCGGCAGCGTCGAACTGGCTATTGCCGATTATAGCCAGGCCATCATCGGTGATCCGGCTTACGCCTATCCCCATATCCGACGTGGGCAGCTTCTCTTCACCAAGGGACAAGCCGATGAGGCGATTGCCGACTACAGCCAGGCGATCGAGCTTGAACCGCAGTCGGCCGAGCCCTATGTCAGCCGAGGCATCATCTACCGCAACAAAGGCTTAATTGACGCCGCGATCGCCGACTATTCAAAGGCCATCGAACTGAATCCGCGCTATCCGGTCGCCTATTTCAACCGCGCCGTCGCTTACAGCAAACAAAGCCGTTTTGATTTGGCGATCAACGACTACAACAAAGTTCTTGAGCTCGATCCGCATGATACACTGGCTTATTTTAACAAAGCCGTTGCCTGTGAACAAGTGCAGGATTACTCTGAAGCAATCCGTGCCTATCAGCTCTTTATCCAACATTCCCCCGAACAAACCGGTTCCAAGCTCGACTATGCACGCATCCGCCTCCAGGAACTGGCAGGCATCATCCTATAG
- a CDS encoding YbaK/EbsC family protein produces MPLKRIQDFLIQHPDLSVTYFDQSTHTSELAAAALGVSPAQIAKTLVFLADAAPLLVVTCGDKKIDSRKLAKTVGAKKIRFADAETAETATGFPPGGVSPIGLLNEIPLYLDRSLWDFATVYTAAGTANSALPLSPDRLKELTGANVIDVCK; encoded by the coding sequence ATGCCGCTGAAAAGGATTCAGGATTTTCTTATACAGCATCCCGATCTAAGCGTCACTTATTTTGATCAGAGTACGCATACCTCAGAGCTTGCCGCCGCTGCGCTCGGCGTCAGTCCGGCCCAAATCGCCAAAACATTGGTCTTTCTCGCTGACGCGGCGCCGTTGCTCGTCGTCACCTGCGGCGACAAAAAAATTGACAGCCGCAAACTGGCTAAAACGGTCGGCGCCAAGAAGATCCGCTTTGCCGACGCCGAAACCGCTGAGACGGCCACCGGCTTTCCGCCCGGCGGCGTTTCGCCGATCGGCCTGCTGAACGAGATTCCTCTCTATCTTGACCGGAGCCTTTGGGATTTCGCCACGGTCTATACGGCCGCCGGCACCGCCAACTCTGCTTTGCCGCTCAGTCCGGACCGGCTGAAAGAATTGACTGGCGCAAACGTGATCGACGTCTGCAAATAA
- a CDS encoding YitT family protein, whose product MHPKTQKKIKKMLIQYIVVTIGCILCSIAINFFFVPHQLLSGGISGLAIIIFYLFNLPIGAQILAMNIPLLYAAYRLIGKSYAVHTVFGTLMFSFMVDAIKPFATVPIDDPILAALTGGILSGLGAGLIFRVNGSSGGMDIVAAIIKKYYSFNMGFVSFSFNCLITMIAAFFFGLKLAILTLIAMYITATLTDKVVEGINRKKTVFIVSYRSTEIAAAILDEIGRGATILHGEGAFTHQSKQVIFVVVSLTQIAQIKFIVEEVDPLAFVIVTDAAEVMGRGFTLPGTRPAQSKS is encoded by the coding sequence ATGCACCCCAAAACACAGAAAAAAATCAAAAAGATGTTGATCCAATACATCGTTGTCACCATCGGTTGCATTCTCTGCAGCATCGCAATCAATTTCTTTTTCGTGCCGCATCAGCTGCTCAGCGGCGGCATCAGCGGCTTGGCCATCATTATCTTCTATCTGTTCAATTTGCCAATCGGTGCGCAAATTCTGGCGATGAACATCCCGCTTCTTTACGCCGCCTATCGCCTGATCGGCAAGAGCTATGCCGTTCACACCGTATTCGGCACGCTAATGTTTTCGTTTATGGTCGATGCCATTAAGCCTTTCGCGACTGTACCGATTGACGATCCAATCCTGGCGGCCTTGACCGGCGGCATCTTATCCGGACTTGGAGCCGGCTTGATTTTCCGCGTCAACGGCAGCAGCGGCGGCATGGACATCGTCGCCGCCATCATCAAAAAATATTATTCCTTTAATATGGGCTTTGTCAGTTTCTCTTTCAATTGTCTGATCACAATGATAGCCGCCTTCTTTTTCGGCCTCAAGTTGGCGATCCTGACGCTGATTGCCATGTACATTACCGCTACGTTGACAGACAAGGTCGTAGAAGGGATCAACCGAAAAAAGACTGTGTTTATCGTTTCCTATCGTTCGACTGAGATTGCGGCTGCCATTCTCGATGAAATCGGCCGCGGCGCTACGATTTTGCACGGCGAAGGCGCCTTCACGCACCAGTCTAAGCAGGTCATTTTCGTCGTCGTCAGCCTGACGCAAATCGCGCAGATTAAGTTTATCGTCGAAGAAGTCGATCCGCTGGCTTTTGTCATCGTCACCGATGCCGCTGAAGTGATGGGACGAGGTTTCACTTTACCCGGTACGCGACCCGCGCAGTCTAAATCCTGA
- a CDS encoding globin-coupled sensor protein, with amino-acid sequence MLGSHKKFAQPAPGSYGGNSRVAPSFLSMDSASLGYLAELRPIIEKNLDLITNTFYQRLTMVPEVEAFIRQHATIERLKGTLRGFLQTLYEPKITSAYLAHLQRIGEVHNRIKLPAEWFLLATGTLKQSILPFIIDAYRTDAQHLRNVLAAFDQIVQLVQAEVNQSFINSYAKEIDKKDELEAMFREQAATVARVQDASQTLAATAEETSASAAQMAHSAKQIKEASDLARQEADRAKAASTTGEQESKETSVQVTQMIDANQEALKKVASLESTSKSVAMIVQTITGIASQTNLLALNAAIEAARAGEAGRGFAVVAEEVRKLAEQSGNAANEIVDLIKKNNDSTNEVVSSMRDQAVTMETVGQSAKKMADSMALISTSITSNYNQMQSINTSVSSLATTSHEIENASEEVARAATNLSSMVVK; translated from the coding sequence ATGTTAGGAAGCCATAAAAAATTCGCCCAGCCTGCGCCCGGTTCTTACGGCGGCAACAGTCGCGTCGCTCCTTCTTTCCTGTCGATGGATAGTGCATCATTAGGCTATCTGGCGGAGCTTCGCCCCATTATCGAGAAAAACCTCGATCTGATCACGAACACGTTTTATCAGCGCCTGACTATGGTTCCCGAGGTGGAAGCCTTCATCCGTCAACACGCCACGATTGAACGCTTAAAAGGGACGCTGCGCGGTTTTTTGCAAACGCTATATGAACCAAAGATCACATCCGCTTACTTGGCGCATTTGCAACGCATCGGCGAAGTTCACAATCGGATCAAATTGCCGGCCGAGTGGTTTTTGCTGGCCACCGGGACCTTGAAACAAAGCATTTTGCCGTTCATTATTGACGCCTATCGGACTGACGCGCAACATCTGCGCAACGTCCTTGCCGCCTTCGATCAGATCGTACAGCTCGTTCAGGCCGAAGTCAATCAGTCCTTCATCAACTCCTATGCGAAAGAAATCGATAAAAAGGACGAACTGGAAGCGATGTTTCGCGAACAGGCTGCTACCGTCGCCCGCGTACAGGACGCCAGTCAAACGCTGGCCGCAACAGCTGAAGAAACCAGTGCTTCGGCTGCACAGATGGCCCACTCGGCCAAACAAATCAAGGAGGCCTCCGATCTGGCCCGCCAAGAAGCGGATCGCGCAAAAGCCGCTTCCACAACCGGCGAGCAGGAAAGCAAGGAAACCAGCGTCCAGGTTACGCAGATGATCGACGCTAACCAGGAAGCATTGAAAAAAGTGGCATCGCTCGAATCGACCTCCAAATCCGTCGCGATGATCGTCCAGACCATCACCGGCATCGCCAGTCAGACCAATTTGCTGGCGCTCAACGCCGCCATTGAAGCGGCGCGTGCCGGCGAAGCAGGACGCGGTTTCGCCGTCGTCGCCGAAGAAGTCCGCAAACTGGCCGAACAAAGCGGTAATGCCGCCAACGAAATCGTCGATCTGATCAAAAAGAACAATGACTCCACCAACGAAGTGGTCAGCAGCATGCGCGACCAGGCGGTCACGATGGAAACGGTCGGTCAGTCGGCGAAAAAAATGGCCGACAGTATGGCTTTGATTTCCACCTCGATTACCAGCAACTACAACCAGATGCAAAGCATCAACACGTCAGTCAGCTCACTGGCAACGACCTCGCATGAGATCGAAAACGCGTCGGAAGAAGTGGCTCGTGCAGCGACCAATCTGTCTTCCATGGTCGTTAAGTAA
- a CDS encoding nitroreductase family protein: MEEIKMRRSVRNYLDNAVEEEKIIQLLESGRLAPSGSNTQPWRFIVVKSKESKEKLAEVSNQQKWMVSAPVFIVCVADIRSRIKEEVAIEVDENSAEEEVKQIIRDTSIAITQMMLEAVNLGLATCWVAWFTQKEIRPILHIPADKYVVGILTLGYAAENPAARPRKPLEEIVRYERW, translated from the coding sequence ATGGAAGAGATTAAAATGCGCAGAAGCGTAAGAAACTATCTGGATAACGCGGTTGAGGAGGAAAAGATCATTCAATTATTGGAAAGCGGCAGACTGGCGCCTTCAGGCAGCAATACGCAGCCATGGCGTTTTATCGTGGTAAAGTCAAAAGAGAGCAAGGAAAAACTGGCGGAAGTATCCAATCAGCAAAAATGGATGGTATCCGCACCGGTCTTTATTGTCTGCGTGGCCGACATTCGTTCGCGAATAAAAGAAGAGGTAGCGATCGAAGTGGATGAAAACAGCGCAGAGGAAGAAGTGAAGCAAATCATACGCGATACGTCGATCGCGATAACGCAGATGATGCTTGAGGCGGTCAATTTAGGTCTGGCCACGTGTTGGGTTGCCTGGTTTACGCAAAAGGAGATCCGACCGATTTTGCATATTCCGGCGGATAAATATGTCGTCGGCATTCTTACGCTTGGCTACGCCGCAGAAAATCCGGCTGCGCGGCCGCGTAAACCACTCGAGGAAATCGTCCGTTATGAGAGATGGTGA